The following are from one region of the Quercus robur chromosome 1, dhQueRobu3.1, whole genome shotgun sequence genome:
- the LOC126718962 gene encoding UBP1-associated protein 2B-like gives MGKKRKSASKAEETSSSKPKLLKPQPPPPPAEESEEEEEHVESEPEEVEAEEEEESSSSSSSSESEEEEEEAAAAEVEEESDDKSSSSSSSSEEEEEEEEEEDDDTKRDSIKKLLEPFGKDQLISILKEAASKTPSIIEHITKTVDSDPIQRKIFVHGLAWDTNSETLAAAFKPFGAIEECKVVSDKITNRSKGYGFILFKTSASARKALKQPQKKIGSRMAACQLASSGANQSQQQHQQPQSQPAPVSGRRLYVANVGPHIAPEKVRAFFAEFGELEDGPVALGGLDKDTGKFKGFAILVYKSAEGVKKALEEPVKFFQGNKLQCSVATEGRSVNKNNNSSSNSNDAKPNNVVATSVAGVAPALPVAAFNPALAGQAFNPGQAFNPGQAFNPGAVFMAQNPALGVLNLNHVGFGFPGGVSQPLNRVGNAPNPMGLTQLGAGGFGAQPPINSISPSVIGSYGAQAALQGLGAYQSSQMAQSTAVPRPQTGTGPVGTMPSYLGR, from the coding sequence ATGGGCAAGAAGCGCAAATCAGCCTCCAAAGCCGAAGAAACTTCTTCTTCTAAACCTAAATTGCTCAAaccccaaccaccaccaccacccgcAGAAGaatctgaagaagaagaagaacacgTTGAATCAGAACCAGAAGAAgtagaagcagaagaagaagaagaatcatcatcatcttcttcttcatctgaatcagaggaagaagaagaagaagcagcagcagcagAAGTAGAAGAGGAATCAGATGAcaaatcttcttcttcatcatcatcatcagaagaagaagaagaagaagaggaagaggaagacgaCGATACGAAGCGAGACAGTATCAAGAAGCTCCTAGAGCCGTTCGGCAAAGACCAACTCATCTCAATCCTCAAAGAAGCCGCGTCGAAAACCCCATCAATCATCGAGCACATAACCAAGACGGTGGACTCCGACCCAATCCAGCGCAAAATCTTCGTCCACGGCCTCGCCTGGGACACCAACTCCGAAACCCTAGCCGCCGCATTCAAACCCTTCGGCGCAATCGAGGAGTGCAAGGTCGTCTCCGACAAAATCACCAACCGATCCAAAGGCTACGGCTTTATCCTCTTCAAAACCAGCGCCTCCGCCCGCAAAGCCCTCAAGCAACCCCAGAAGAAAATCGGCTCCAGAATGGCGGCCTGCCAGCTCGCCTCCTCCGGCGCCAATCAGTCCCAGCAGCAGCACCAGCAGCCGCAGTCTCAGCCAGCCCCTGTAAGCGGCCGCCGGCTTTACGTGGCGAATGTGGGTCCTCACATTGCTCCGGAGAAGGTCAGGGCCTTTTTCGCCGAGTTTGGCGAGCTCGAAGACGGGCCAGTGGCATTAGGTGGATTGGATAAAGACACAGGTAAGTTCAAAGGATTTGCTATACTTGTTTACAAGAGTGCGGAGGGAGTCAAAAAGGCATTGGAAGAACCTGTGAAATTCTTCCAAGGTAACAAATTGCAATGCTCTGTTGCCACCGAAGGCCGCAGTGTTAATAAGAATAATAACAGTAGCAGTAATAGTAATGATGCCAAGCCCAATAACGTTGTTGCTACTAGTGTTGCTGGTGTTGCTCCTGCTCTTCCTGTGGCGGCATTTAACCCGGCATTGGCTGGTCAAGCTTTTAATCCTGGTCAAGCATTTAATCCCGGCCAAGCGTTTAATCCCGGGGCGGTTTTTATGGCCCAAAATCCAGCTTTaggggttttgaatttgaaccATGTCGGGTTTGGGTTTCCTGGTGGCGTGTCGCAGCCCTTGAACAGGGTTGGAAATGCTCCTAATCCTATGGGATTGACTCAACTCGGTGCTGGAGGCTTTGGTGCACAGCCTCCTATTAATAGTATAAGCCCTTCTGTGATTGGTAGTTATGGCGCTCAAGCTGCTTTGCAAGGTTTGGGCGCGTATCAGAGTTCACAAATGGCTCAATCTACAGCAGTACCGAGACCCCAAACTGGTACTGGACCCGTTGGAACCATGCCATCTTATTTAGGGCGCTAG
- the LOC126718970 gene encoding UBP1-associated protein 2A-like, protein MAKKRKLRSSDPEPAKAPEPEPEPEQPVEEVQREQPEPIPENEEEEQQQVQDNMAVDDSKEDPEEQQQQQQQQEGEAEEEEEGEGEGEQEQNETLEAASNDAVPAEAEANGTAAAQEEEEVEEDDEDEDVEKLLEPFTKDHLVALIKKGVSKHPDLIEIVRELADADPAHRKIFIHGLGWDTTAETLTSVFGKYGEIEDCKAVTDRVSGKSKGYAFILFKHRSGARKALKQPQKQIGNRTTSCQLAAAGPVPAPPPLTPPVSEYTQRKIFVSNVSADIEPDKLLQYFKQFGEIEDGPLGIDKQTGKPKGFALFVYKSVESARKALEEPHKNFEGFTLHCQRAIDGPKPSNKPFHHHQQHHQPQQHHHPHHHNPHPHHYHSRKDKNKYSSGGPGGGPGHLMAPSGPTVGFNPAAAPGLNPVLGQALSTLLASQGAGLGGLGNLLGGLGGAPMSQAAGPPTAGGYGNQAGGGGGGYGNQPVMQYQNPQMGQSSGARPHLHPGAGAPYMGH, encoded by the coding sequence ATGGCCAAGAAGCGAAAGCTGCGATCCTCAGACCCCGAACCCGCCAAGGCGCCGGAgcccgaacccgaacccgaacaGCCAGTCGAAGAAGTGCAGCGCGAACAGCCCGAGCCAATCCCAGAgaacgaagaagaagaacaacagCAAGTTCAGGATAATATGGCTGTAGACGATTCTAAAGAAGACCCAgaggaacaacaacaacagcagcagcaacaaGAAGGAGAGGctgaggaagaagaggaaggggaaggagaaggagagCAAGAGCAGAACGAAACCCTAGAGGCGGCCTCGAACGACGCCGTTCCGGCCGAAGCCGAAGCGAACGGAACGGCGGCGGCgcaggaggaggaggaagtggAAGAAGACGACGAGGACGAAGACGTGGAGAAGCTTCTAGAGCCGTTCACGAAGGACCATCTCGTGGCTCTGATCAAGAAGGGAGTGAGCAAGCACCCGGACTTGATCGAAATCGTGCGCGAGCTCGCCGATGCGGACCCCGCCCACCGCAAGATCTTCATCCACGGCCTCGGCTGGGACACCACCGCCGAAACCCTCACCTCCGTCTTCGGCAAGTACGGCGAGATCGAGGATTGCAAGGCGGTCACCGACCGCGTCTCCGGCAAGTCCAAAGGCTACGCTTTTATTCTCTTCAAGCACCGAAGCGGCGCCCGGAAGGCTCTCAAGCAGCCCCAGAAGCAGATCGGCAATCGCACCACTTCCTGCCAGCTGGCTGCCGCTGGGCCAGTCCCGGCCCCGCCGCCGCTCACTCCTCCGGTCTCTGAGTACACTCAGAGGAAGATCTTTGTCAGCAATGTGTCGGCGGATATTGAGCCGGATAAGCTCCTTCAATATTTTAAGCAATTTGGGGAAATTGAGGATGGCCCACTTGGGATTGATAAGCAGACTGGTAAGCCTAAGGGTTTTGCGCTTTTTGTGTATAAGAGCGTTGAGAGTGCTAGGAAGGCTTTGGAAGAGCCTCATAAGAATTTTGAGGGATTTACATTGCATTGTCAGAGGGCTATTGATGGCCCAAAACCCAGCAACAAGCCttttcatcatcatcagcaACACCATCAACCGCAGCAACACCACCATCCTCACCACCACAACCCTCACCCCCACCATTACCATTCAAGAAAGGATAAGAATAAGTATTCATCCGGTGGCCCTGGGGGTGGACCCGGGCATTTGATGGCGCCTTCGGGTCCTACAGTTGGGTTTAATCCGGCTGCAGCGCCCGGGTTGAACCCGGTGCTGGGTCAGGCCTTGAGCACATTACTTGCTAGCCAAGGAGCCGGGTTGGGGGGGCTTGGTAATCTGCTTGGAGGTCTTGGTGGCGCTCCCATGAGCCAGGCAGCTGGGCCACCTACAGCAGGAGGATATGGGAATCAGGCTGGTGGCGGTGGCGGGGGCTATGGAAACCAGCCTGTGATGCAGTATCAGAACCCACAGATGGGGCAGAGCAGTGGTGCTAGGCCCCATCTTCATCCTGGTGCTGGTGCACCATACATGGGTCATTAG